A DNA window from Streptococcus mutans contains the following coding sequences:
- the carB gene encoding carbamoyl-phosphate synthase large subunit, with translation MPKRTDIKKIMVIGSGPIIIGQAAEFDYAGTQACLALKEEGYSVVLVNSNPATIMTDKEIADKVYIEPITIEFVTRILRKERPDAILPTLGGQTGLNMAMELSRAGILDELGVELLGTKLSAIDQAEDRDLFKQLMEDLEQPIPESDIVNSVDEAVAFAAKIGYPVIVRPAFTLGGTGGGMCADEKELREIAENGLKLSPVTQCLIERSIAGFKEIEYEVMRDSADNALVVCNMENFDPVGIHTGDSIVFAPTQTLSDIENQMLRDASLKIIRALKIEGGCNVQLALDPHSFKYYVIEVNPRVSRSSALASKATGYPIAKLAAKIAVGLTLDEMINPVTGTTYAMFEPALDYVVAKIPRFPFDKFEHGERRLGTQMKATGEVMAIGRNIEESLLKACRSLEIGVYHNEMPELTNVSDDALVAKIVKAQDDRLFYLSEAIRRGYSIEELSDLTKIDLFFLDKLLHIFEIETELAAKVGDIAILKEAKHNGFADRKIADIWQMTADAVRKLRLDNKIIPVYKMVDTCAAEFESATPYFYSTYEWENESIKSEKESVIVLGSGPIRIGQGVEFDYATVHSVKAIQNAGYEAIIMNSNPETVSTDFSVSDKLYFEPLTFEDVMNVIELEQPKGVIVQFGGQTAINLAEPLSHAGVTILGTQVADLDRAEDRDLFEQALKDLNIPQPPGQTATNEEEAVVSARKIGFPVLVRPSYVLGGRAMEIVENENDLRSYMRTAVKASPDHPVLVDSYLVGSECEVDAISDGKDVLIPGIMEHIERAGVHSGDSMAVYPPQTLSKEVQATIADYTKRLAIGLNCIGMMNIQFVIKDETVYVIEVNPRASRTVPFLSKVTDIPMAQIATKLILGSSLTELGYKDGLYPESQNVHVKAPVFSFTKLAKVDSLLGPEMKSTGEVMGTDSTLEKALYKAFEASYFHLPAFGNVIFTIADDTKEEALALARRFSNIGYSILATEGTAKFFAENNLEAVLVNKLGEDDNNDIPAYVRSGKVQAIINTVGNKRTFDEDGAAIRSSAIEHGVPLFTALDTADAMVRVLESRGFITQAI, from the coding sequence ATGCCTAAACGTACAGATATTAAAAAAATTATGGTAATTGGTTCTGGTCCAATTATCATTGGACAGGCTGCTGAATTTGATTATGCAGGAACCCAAGCCTGTCTTGCTTTAAAAGAAGAAGGCTATAGTGTTGTTCTGGTCAATTCAAACCCAGCGACAATCATGACAGATAAAGAAATTGCAGATAAGGTCTATATTGAACCTATCACTATTGAATTTGTAACTCGAATTTTAAGAAAAGAACGTCCCGATGCAATACTGCCAACTCTTGGTGGACAGACAGGTCTTAATATGGCGATGGAATTATCAAGAGCTGGGATTCTTGATGAGTTGGGTGTTGAACTTTTAGGAACCAAGCTGTCTGCTATTGATCAGGCTGAAGATCGCGATCTTTTCAAGCAATTGATGGAAGATTTAGAACAGCCTATTCCAGAATCTGATATTGTTAATAGCGTTGACGAAGCTGTTGCATTTGCTGCTAAGATTGGCTATCCAGTCATTGTTCGTCCGGCATTTACTCTTGGCGGCACAGGCGGCGGTATGTGTGCAGATGAGAAAGAACTTCGTGAAATTGCTGAAAATGGTCTCAAACTGTCACCTGTAACGCAATGTCTGATTGAGCGTTCTATTGCTGGCTTTAAGGAAATTGAATATGAAGTTATGAGAGACAGTGCAGATAATGCTCTAGTTGTCTGTAACATGGAAAATTTTGATCCAGTTGGTATTCATACAGGGGATTCTATCGTTTTTGCGCCAACGCAGACACTTTCAGATATCGAAAATCAAATGCTGCGTGATGCTAGTTTAAAAATTATTCGTGCCCTTAAGATTGAAGGTGGTTGTAATGTACAGCTGGCTCTGGATCCGCATAGCTTTAAATACTATGTCATTGAGGTTAATCCACGTGTCTCACGTTCATCAGCTCTAGCTTCTAAAGCAACTGGCTACCCTATCGCTAAATTAGCTGCCAAAATCGCTGTTGGTTTAACTCTGGATGAGATGATTAATCCAGTTACGGGGACAACTTATGCCATGTTTGAACCAGCTTTGGACTATGTAGTGGCTAAGATTCCGCGTTTTCCATTTGATAAATTTGAACATGGTGAACGTCGTCTTGGAACACAGATGAAGGCGACTGGTGAAGTCATGGCTATTGGGCGTAATATTGAAGAAAGTCTTCTCAAAGCTTGCCGTTCCCTTGAAATCGGTGTTTACCATAATGAGATGCCAGAGCTTACCAATGTTAGTGACGACGCTTTGGTAGCCAAAATTGTTAAGGCTCAAGATGATCGTCTTTTCTATCTTTCTGAAGCCATTCGTCGTGGATATTCCATTGAGGAACTGTCGGATTTAACAAAAATTGATCTTTTCTTTCTTGATAAGCTCTTGCATATCTTTGAAATTGAAACAGAATTAGCAGCCAAGGTTGGTGATATTGCTATTCTCAAAGAAGCTAAGCACAATGGTTTTGCTGATCGAAAAATTGCTGATATCTGGCAGATGACAGCAGACGCTGTTCGCAAGCTTCGTCTTGACAACAAGATAATTCCTGTTTATAAGATGGTTGATACTTGTGCGGCTGAATTTGAATCTGCAACACCTTATTTCTACTCGACTTACGAATGGGAAAATGAGTCCATCAAATCAGAAAAAGAATCCGTCATTGTTTTGGGTTCAGGTCCGATTCGTATCGGACAGGGAGTTGAATTTGATTATGCGACAGTTCATTCTGTCAAAGCCATTCAAAACGCAGGTTATGAAGCTATTATTATGAATTCCAATCCTGAGACCGTTTCAACAGATTTTTCAGTTTCTGATAAACTTTATTTTGAACCGCTAACTTTTGAAGATGTTATGAATGTAATTGAGTTGGAGCAACCTAAAGGTGTCATTGTTCAGTTTGGCGGACAAACAGCTATCAACTTGGCAGAACCATTATCGCATGCTGGTGTGACAATTCTGGGTACGCAAGTAGCTGATCTTGACCGTGCAGAAGACCGTGATCTTTTCGAGCAGGCTTTAAAAGATTTAAATATTCCTCAGCCGCCGGGACAAACAGCAACAAATGAAGAAGAGGCGGTCGTTTCGGCTCGTAAAATTGGTTTTCCAGTGCTTGTTCGCCCGTCTTACGTTCTTGGAGGACGTGCTATGGAAATTGTTGAAAATGAAAACGATTTACGCTCTTACATGCGAACAGCTGTAAAGGCCAGTCCTGATCATCCTGTCTTGGTTGATTCTTATTTAGTCGGCAGTGAATGTGAGGTAGATGCCATTTCTGACGGTAAGGACGTTCTTATTCCCGGCATTATGGAACATATTGAGCGTGCCGGTGTCCACTCAGGAGATTCTATGGCTGTCTATCCACCGCAAACTCTTTCAAAAGAAGTTCAGGCAACCATTGCAGATTATACAAAACGCTTGGCTATCGGACTAAACTGTATCGGGATGATGAATATTCAGTTTGTCATCAAAGACGAAACCGTTTATGTTATTGAAGTTAATCCGCGTGCCAGTCGAACAGTACCGTTTTTATCTAAAGTGACAGATATACCAATGGCACAAATTGCTACTAAATTGATTTTAGGAAGCAGTCTGACTGAACTTGGCTATAAGGATGGCCTTTATCCAGAAAGTCAAAATGTTCATGTTAAAGCTCCAGTCTTTTCCTTCACCAAGTTAGCTAAGGTTGACAGTCTTTTAGGACCTGAGATGAAATCTACAGGCGAAGTCATGGGGACTGATTCAACTCTTGAAAAAGCGCTTTATAAAGCTTTTGAAGCATCTTATTTCCACCTTCCTGCTTTTGGTAATGTCATTTTTACCATTGCTGATGATACTAAAGAAGAAGCATTGGCGTTAGCACGTCGCTTCTCAAATATTGGTTACAGTATTTTAGCCACGGAAGGTACCGCTAAATTCTTTGCAGAAAACAATTTAGAAGCAGTCCTTGTTAATAAATTGGGTGAAGATGATAACAATGACATTCCTGCCTATGTTCGATCTGGTAAAGTACAAGCTATTATTAATACAGTTGGCAACAAACGTACCTTTGATGAAGATGGTGCGGCTATTCGCAGCTCTGCCATTGAACATGGTGTACCACTTTTTACTGCGCTTGACACAGCAGATGCCATGGTAAGGGTTCTTGAAAGCCGAGGTTTTATTACACAAGCTATATAA
- the lspA gene encoding signal peptidase II: MRKIVLAVTALLLVALDQLSKFFVVKYIRLGTIVEFIPNLVSLTYLRNTGAAFSILENQQWLFTVITFIVLGVAFYYLIKQMQTQNFWLLASLLLIISGGLGNFIDRLRLGYVVDMIHLDFVDFAIFNVADSYLSVGVALLIIALWKEEKNGN, from the coding sequence ATGCGAAAAATAGTACTAGCTGTAACAGCACTGCTTTTAGTTGCCTTAGATCAACTAAGCAAGTTTTTTGTTGTCAAATATATTCGTCTAGGAACAATCGTTGAATTTATTCCTAATCTTGTTAGCCTAACTTATTTGCGAAATACAGGAGCAGCCTTCTCTATTTTAGAAAATCAGCAGTGGCTGTTTACGGTGATAACTTTTATTGTTTTAGGAGTGGCTTTTTATTATTTAATCAAACAGATGCAAACGCAGAATTTTTGGCTACTGGCCAGTCTGCTTCTAATCATTTCTGGTGGTTTAGGAAATTTCATTGATCGTTTGCGCTTAGGTTATGTGGTTGACATGATTCATCTTGATTTTGTTGATTTTGCTATCTTTAATGTAGCGGATTCTTATTTAAGTGTTGGTGTAGCACTTCTAATCATTGCCTTATGGAAAGAAGAAAAAAATGGAAATTGA
- the pyrR gene encoding bifunctional pyr operon transcriptional regulator/uracil phosphoribosyltransferase PyrR has product MKTKEIVDGVTMKRAITRMTYEIIERNKNLDNIVLAGIKTRGVFIARRIQERLKQIEGLDVPLGELDTKSFRDDVKVEENTTEMPVDITNRDVILVDDVLYTGRTIRAAIDNIVNLGRPARVSLAVLVDRGHRELPIRADYVGKNIPTSSSEEIVVNMVEIDDKDNVLLLAKEDSL; this is encoded by the coding sequence ATGAAAACGAAAGAAATTGTTGACGGTGTCACTATGAAGCGTGCTATCACACGTATGACTTATGAGATTATTGAGAGAAATAAGAATCTTGATAATATTGTTCTGGCTGGTATTAAGACACGTGGTGTCTTCATTGCTCGTCGTATTCAGGAACGTCTCAAACAAATTGAAGGCTTGGATGTTCCGCTTGGAGAACTTGATACCAAATCTTTCCGAGATGATGTCAAGGTCGAAGAAAATACAACTGAGATGCCTGTAGACATTACCAACCGTGATGTGATTTTGGTAGATGATGTTCTTTATACCGGTCGTACCATTCGTGCGGCTATTGATAATATTGTCAACCTTGGTCGTCCAGCTCGTGTAAGTTTAGCAGTTTTGGTTGATAGAGGTCATCGTGAGTTGCCTATTCGCGCTGATTATGTTGGCAAAAATATTCCAACCAGCAGCTCGGAAGAGATTGTTGTCAATATGGTAGAAATTGATGATAAGGACAATGTTTTATTACTTGCTAAAGAGGATAGTCTATGA
- a CDS encoding carbamoyl phosphate synthase small subunit yields the protein MGKRLLILEDGTIFEGQAFGADLDVTGEIVFNTGMTGYQESITDQSYNGQILTFTYPLVGNYGINRDDYESIKPTCKGVVVSENARRANNWRKQMTLDEFLKSKNIPGISGIDTRALTKIIRHHGTMKATLANEGDSIEHLQDQLRATVLPTNNIEQVSTKTAYPAPGVGKNIVLVDFGLKHSILREFSKRNCNVTVVPYNTTAQEILNLNPDGIMLSNGPGNPQDVPEALEMIRGVQGKIPIFGICMGHQLFSLANGASTYKMKFGHRGFNHAVREIATGRIDFTSQNHGYAVSRDNLPEELIITHEEINDKSIEGVRHRYYPAFSVQYHPDAAPGPHDASYLFDEFLELIDAFQLEKASK from the coding sequence ATGGGAAAAAGACTTTTAATATTAGAAGATGGAACAATTTTTGAAGGACAGGCTTTTGGAGCAGACCTTGATGTAACCGGTGAGATTGTCTTTAATACTGGTATGACAGGTTATCAGGAATCTATCACTGATCAGTCTTATAATGGTCAGATTTTGACATTTACCTATCCGCTTGTTGGCAACTATGGAATTAATCGTGATGATTATGAAAGTATTAAACCCACTTGTAAGGGAGTTGTCGTTTCAGAAAATGCACGTCGGGCTAATAATTGGCGCAAGCAGATGACCTTGGATGAATTTTTGAAATCAAAAAACATTCCAGGTATTTCTGGGATCGATACACGAGCACTGACCAAAATTATTCGTCATCATGGAACAATGAAGGCAACTCTGGCTAATGAGGGTGATTCTATTGAGCATCTACAAGATCAATTACGTGCGACTGTTCTTCCAACAAATAATATTGAACAGGTATCAACTAAAACCGCTTATCCAGCTCCGGGTGTTGGGAAAAATATTGTTTTGGTTGATTTCGGACTGAAACATTCTATCTTACGTGAATTTTCAAAACGTAATTGTAATGTAACTGTTGTTCCTTATAATACGACGGCTCAAGAGATTTTAAATTTAAACCCAGATGGTATCATGCTGTCAAATGGACCGGGAAATCCTCAAGATGTTCCGGAAGCTTTAGAGATGATTCGTGGTGTACAAGGTAAAATTCCAATTTTTGGTATTTGTATGGGGCATCAACTTTTTAGTTTGGCAAATGGTGCCAGTACCTACAAGATGAAATTCGGTCATCGTGGTTTTAATCATGCGGTGCGTGAAATTGCAACAGGACGTATTGATTTTACCAGTCAAAATCATGGTTATGCTGTTTCGCGTGATAATTTACCAGAGGAGCTTATTATTACGCACGAAGAAATTAATGATAAATCAATTGAAGGTGTACGTCATCGATACTACCCCGCTTTCTCTGTTCAGTATCATCCAGATGCTGCGCCAGGGCCACATGACGCTTCTTATCTCTTTGATGAATTTTTAGAATTAATTGATGCTTTTCAATTGGAAAAAGCTAGCAAGTGA
- a CDS encoding RluA family pseudouridine synthase yields MEIEIKEAGVRLDKALADLTDLSRSQASEQIKAGLVLVNGKTQKAKYAVKEGDIIHYERPQEEVLDCVAQNIPLEIVYEDEDVAVINKPQGMVVHPSVGHPSGTLVNALLFHIKDLSSINGVIRPGIVHRIDKDTSGLLMIAKNDQAHQALAKELKEKKSLRQYIALVHGNLPNDRGVIEAPIGRSEKDRKKQTVTAKGRPAVTHFKVLERFGQYSLVELTLETGRTHQIRVHMAYIGHPVAGDPLYAPKKTLKGQGQFLHAKTLGFTHPKTGELMQFTTEVPVIFQEVLDHLHHL; encoded by the coding sequence ATGGAAATTGAAATAAAAGAAGCAGGAGTGCGTCTGGATAAGGCTTTGGCTGATTTGACAGATTTGTCCCGTTCTCAGGCGAGTGAGCAAATTAAAGCTGGTCTTGTTTTAGTGAATGGCAAAACGCAAAAAGCAAAATATGCTGTTAAAGAGGGAGATATTATTCATTATGAACGTCCTCAAGAAGAAGTCTTAGACTGTGTGGCTCAGAATATTCCCCTTGAAATCGTCTATGAAGATGAGGATGTCGCTGTTATCAATAAACCGCAAGGGATGGTTGTTCATCCCTCAGTGGGGCATCCTTCAGGTACTTTGGTCAATGCTCTGCTTTTTCATATAAAAGATCTTTCGTCTATCAATGGTGTTATCAGACCAGGTATTGTCCATCGGATTGATAAAGATACTTCAGGCCTACTAATGATTGCTAAAAATGATCAAGCACATCAGGCTTTGGCGAAGGAACTGAAGGAAAAAAAGTCACTGCGTCAGTATATAGCCCTTGTACACGGCAACTTGCCAAATGACCGTGGTGTTATTGAGGCACCGATTGGCCGCAGTGAGAAGGATCGTAAGAAACAGACAGTGACTGCCAAAGGAAGACCTGCGGTGACACACTTTAAAGTTTTAGAACGCTTTGGCCAGTATAGTTTGGTGGAGCTCACGTTAGAAACAGGCAGGACACATCAAATTCGGGTTCATATGGCCTATATTGGTCACCCAGTTGCAGGTGATCCTCTCTATGCTCCCAAGAAAACATTGAAAGGTCAAGGACAGTTTTTACATGCTAAAACCTTAGGATTTACGCATCCTAAAACTGGTGAATTGATGCAATTTACTACTGAAGTACCAGTTATTTTTCAGGAGGTATTAGACCATTTGCATCATTTGTAA
- a CDS encoding uracil-xanthine permease family protein has protein sequence MSQELKLDVQERPRFGMLLGLSFQHLFAMFGSTVLVPILVGIDPAVALLSCGLGTLVHLSVTKYKIPAYMGSSFAYIGAMQTLMKTDGIAAVAQGAITGGLVYFIVALVIKWIGNSWIDKILPPVVVGPIVMVIGLSLAGSAVSDVMTKDGHYHLTYVFIGLITLFAVVLFNVYGKGMFGLMPILFGLIFGYLFAVAVGILTGQEIVSFSGVSKASWIQVPTIHLPILNDGFKLYPSAILTMAPIAFVTMTEHFGHIMVLNSLTGRDFFKKPGLDKTLTGDGLAQVVAGILGAPPVTSYGENIGVMALNKIFSVYVIAGAAFLAVLMSFIGKISALLQSIPTPVIGGISIALFGVIASSGLKILIENKTDFDNKKNLLIASIILVSGIGGLTLQIQGLQITGVAFSTLLGIILYQILPEKD, from the coding sequence ATGAGTCAAGAATTGAAGCTTGATGTTCAAGAGCGACCTCGTTTTGGTATGTTGTTGGGTTTATCTTTTCAACACCTTTTTGCCATGTTTGGTTCGACTGTTTTAGTCCCAATCTTAGTTGGTATTGATCCAGCTGTTGCTCTCTTATCATGTGGTCTAGGAACACTTGTTCATTTGAGTGTAACCAAGTATAAAATTCCTGCTTATATGGGCTCTAGCTTTGCCTATATTGGTGCCATGCAAACGTTAATGAAGACAGACGGTATTGCAGCAGTAGCTCAAGGAGCCATTACTGGTGGTTTGGTTTACTTCATTGTTGCTTTGGTAATTAAATGGATTGGCAATTCTTGGATTGACAAAATATTGCCGCCCGTGGTAGTCGGCCCCATTGTTATGGTTATCGGTCTTAGCCTAGCAGGCAGTGCTGTTAGTGATGTCATGACCAAAGATGGTCATTATCATCTGACTTATGTGTTCATCGGTTTGATAACGCTGTTTGCTGTCGTCTTATTTAATGTTTATGGCAAAGGAATGTTTGGTTTAATGCCTATTCTCTTTGGCCTCATTTTTGGTTACTTATTTGCTGTAGCTGTTGGAATTTTAACAGGCCAGGAAATTGTCAGTTTTTCAGGTGTTTCTAAGGCTTCTTGGATACAAGTTCCTACCATTCATCTTCCTATTTTGAATGATGGTTTTAAGCTTTATCCATCAGCTATTTTAACCATGGCACCGATTGCTTTTGTAACAATGACAGAACATTTTGGTCATATCATGGTTCTCAATAGTCTAACAGGTCGTGATTTCTTCAAAAAACCGGGACTTGATAAAACTTTGACTGGCGATGGATTGGCACAAGTTGTTGCCGGTATTTTGGGAGCACCTCCTGTAACGTCTTATGGTGAAAATATTGGTGTCATGGCCCTTAATAAAATCTTCTCTGTTTATGTTATTGCTGGAGCAGCTTTTCTTGCTGTCTTGATGAGTTTTATTGGTAAAATATCAGCTTTACTGCAATCCATTCCGACTCCAGTTATCGGTGGCATATCTATTGCTCTTTTTGGTGTGATTGCTTCTAGCGGCTTAAAAATTCTTATTGAGAATAAGACAGATTTTGATAATAAGAAAAATCTGCTGATTGCTAGTATCATCTTAGTTTCTGGTATTGGTGGTTTGACGCTGCAGATTCAGGGTTTACAGATTACAGGTGTCGCTTTTTCAACCTTACTTGGTATAATTCTTTATCAAATTCTCCCAGAAAAGGACTGA
- a CDS encoding NAD(+) diphosphatase translates to MEFCQHCGMQLVEKMLEHEGQVPYCENCQAFRFPQHDLAVSMIVYDEQMQKILLIQQYHMRQYILVAGYVNKGEKLEEAVKREVLEETCLTVEIIAFNASSFYEKNQVLMVNFVCRAKKASDLKLNHEVEAANWFHPDQAKEAILSPSLAKNFLLNWLDKKVH, encoded by the coding sequence ATGGAATTTTGTCAGCATTGTGGGATGCAATTAGTAGAAAAAATGTTAGAACACGAAGGGCAAGTACCTTACTGTGAAAATTGTCAGGCTTTTCGTTTTCCTCAGCATGATCTTGCAGTATCAATGATTGTCTATGATGAGCAAATGCAAAAGATTCTTCTGATTCAGCAGTACCATATGAGACAGTATATCTTAGTGGCAGGTTATGTTAATAAAGGCGAAAAATTAGAAGAGGCTGTCAAACGCGAGGTGTTAGAAGAGACTTGTTTGACAGTTGAGATAATAGCTTTTAATGCTAGCTCTTTTTATGAAAAAAATCAAGTTTTAATGGTGAACTTTGTCTGCCGTGCCAAGAAAGCCAGCGATTTAAAACTGAACCATGAAGTGGAAGCAGCTAACTGGTTTCATCCTGACCAAGCCAAGGAAGCTATTCTATCTCCTAGCCTAGCAAAGAATTTTCTTCTAAATTGGTTGGATAAAAAAGTTCATTAA
- a CDS encoding TVP38/TMEM64 family protein, which produces MFLRIVTWLVILATILLTVYLYQRGYLTDVKKLRAAMHRYGNWSPLIFVLLQIIQVAIPILPGGVSTLAGVVIFGPFWGFIWNYIGICIGSVLGFHIARRFGRPALETFFSPKALANYEHWTNSDSKFAKYFAWAIFLPIAPDDLLCYLAGTTSMTYKQFSLIILLGKPASILAYSLGLTTVLSKLFGIG; this is translated from the coding sequence ATGTTTTTGCGCATTGTTACTTGGCTGGTAATCCTGGCAACCATTCTTTTAACTGTCTACCTTTATCAAAGAGGCTATTTAACAGATGTTAAAAAATTACGGGCTGCCATGCACCGTTATGGCAATTGGAGCCCTCTAATTTTTGTGTTATTGCAGATTATTCAAGTGGCTATTCCGATTTTACCAGGTGGTGTTTCAACTTTGGCGGGTGTTGTTATTTTTGGACCGTTTTGGGGCTTTATCTGGAATTATATTGGTATTTGTATCGGTTCTGTTTTGGGATTTCATATTGCTAGACGGTTTGGCCGTCCAGCTTTGGAGACATTTTTCAGTCCTAAAGCTCTAGCTAATTATGAACATTGGACAAATTCTGACAGTAAATTTGCTAAGTATTTTGCTTGGGCTATCTTTTTGCCAATTGCTCCAGATGATTTGCTTTGCTATTTAGCAGGAACAACCAGTATGACCTATAAACAATTCTCTCTCATTATTTTGTTGGGCAAGCCAGCTTCAATTCTTGCCTATAGTTTAGGCTTGACGACTGTCCTATCTAAATTATTTGGTATTGGCTGA
- a CDS encoding aspartate carbamoyltransferase catalytic subunit yields the protein MVVTDGVVSLKHLVSMEILSNEEVLGLIKRGLAFKEKKVTFSLDRQYFAANLFFEASTRTHKSFEVAEKKLGLDVIEFDAKTSSVNKGETLYDTILTMSALGVDICVVRHSQDDYYKELIDSRTIQTSIVNGGDGSGQHPSQCLLDLMTIYDEFASFENLKIAIAGDITHSRVAKSNMQILKRLGAQIYFAGPKEWYSSEFDVYGKYVAIDDIIDQIDVMMLLRVQHERHDGKESFSKKAYHQHYGLTEERYKQLKSSAIIMHPAPVNRDVEIADSLVEAPKSRIVAQMQNGVFVRMAILEAILRGKT from the coding sequence ATGGTAGTTACAGATGGTGTTGTATCACTAAAGCATTTGGTTAGTATGGAAATCTTGTCCAATGAAGAAGTGCTTGGTTTAATTAAAAGAGGACTAGCCTTCAAAGAAAAGAAGGTGACTTTTTCATTGGATAGGCAATATTTTGCAGCAAACTTATTCTTTGAAGCGTCAACAAGAACGCATAAATCTTTTGAGGTTGCAGAGAAAAAATTAGGACTGGACGTCATTGAATTTGATGCTAAAACCAGTTCAGTCAATAAGGGAGAAACACTTTATGATACGATTCTAACAATGAGTGCCTTAGGGGTTGATATTTGTGTTGTGCGTCATTCACAGGATGATTATTATAAAGAATTAATTGATAGTCGTACCATCCAAACGTCGATTGTTAACGGTGGTGATGGTTCTGGCCAGCATCCTAGCCAATGTCTGCTGGATTTAATGACTATTTACGATGAGTTTGCTTCCTTTGAGAATCTTAAGATTGCTATTGCGGGAGATATTACCCATTCTCGGGTAGCTAAATCTAATATGCAAATTCTAAAACGCTTGGGAGCTCAAATTTATTTTGCAGGTCCCAAAGAATGGTATTCTTCAGAATTTGATGTTTATGGCAAATATGTTGCTATTGATGATATTATTGATCAGATAGATGTTATGATGCTTTTACGTGTGCAACATGAACGACACGATGGAAAAGAAAGTTTTTCTAAGAAAGCTTATCATCAGCATTACGGTTTAACCGAAGAACGCTACAAACAATTAAAAAGCTCTGCTATTATCATGCATCCAGCTCCTGTCAATCGTGATGTGGAGATTGCTGATAGTTTGGTTGAAGCTCCTAAATCACGGATTGTTGCTCAAATGCAAAACGGTGTTTTTGTTAGAATGGCCATTCTTGAGGCAATTTTAAGAGGCAAAACCTAG
- a CDS encoding LysR family transcriptional regulator, with the protein MNIQQLRYVVAIANSGTFREAAAKLFVSQPSLSVAVKDLEQELGFQIFTRTTTGAVLTSQGLVFYEKSLEVVKSFDSFEKRYAQSDSEKNQFSVASQHYDFLPPLLTAFSKQYPKYKDFRIFETTTAQILDEVAQGHSEIGIIYMNQQNRKGILQKMDKLGLEFVEMISFQTHIYLRQNHPLAEKKQLTMDDLNGLETVRFTQEKDEYLYYSENLVDTSESSLIYNVTDRATLNGILERTDAYATGSGFLDSRSVNGITVIPLDDKLDNRMVYVRRNSTNLSTCALKFINVMFNYFEAYKP; encoded by the coding sequence ATGAATATTCAACAATTACGTTATGTAGTGGCCATTGCTAACAGCGGTACCTTTCGTGAAGCCGCTGCTAAGCTTTTTGTCAGTCAGCCCAGTTTGTCAGTCGCTGTCAAGGATCTAGAGCAAGAACTCGGTTTTCAAATTTTTACCCGAACAACAACAGGTGCTGTTTTAACCAGTCAAGGATTAGTTTTTTACGAAAAATCATTAGAAGTTGTGAAAAGTTTTGATTCTTTTGAGAAGCGTTATGCCCAGTCTGATAGTGAAAAGAATCAATTCTCTGTTGCCAGTCAGCACTATGATTTCTTACCGCCTTTGCTGACTGCCTTTTCCAAACAGTATCCTAAATATAAAGATTTTCGTATTTTTGAAACGACAACTGCTCAGATTTTAGATGAAGTTGCCCAAGGACACAGTGAAATCGGCATTATCTATATGAATCAGCAAAACCGTAAGGGTATTTTGCAAAAAATGGATAAATTGGGGCTTGAATTTGTAGAGATGATTTCTTTTCAAACACATATTTATCTGCGTCAGAATCATCCTCTAGCAGAAAAAAAACAGTTGACTATGGATGATTTAAATGGGCTAGAAACAGTACGATTTACCCAAGAAAAGGATGAATACCTTTATTACTCAGAAAATTTGGTAGACACTAGTGAAAGTTCTCTCATTTACAATGTGACCGACCGAGCAACTCTAAATGGCATTTTAGAGCGTACAGACGCCTATGCAACTGGTTCTGGTTTTTTGGATAGTCGCAGTGTCAATGGTATTACGGTCATTCCTTTGGATGATAAATTGGATAATCGCATGGTTTATGTCAGACGCAATAGTACAAACTTATCCACGTGTGCTCTCAAATTTATCAATGTCATGTTCAATTATTTTGAAGCTTATAAGCCTTAG